A stretch of DNA from Gymnodinialimonas sp. 57CJ19:
ACGCCGTCCGGGATGCCGGGCGGCGTTTTTTTTGTCATAGATCCAGCGCAGACTCGGGGCAGGCAATGCAGATAACGCGTCGGAAAAACCTGGGAACGGCTCTGAGCCTTTTTGGGGTCGGGATCATGGCTGAACGTCCGGACGCGCGAACGCGGCCCCGCTGTTCCGACCAACGGCGCAGGCAATCGCGCCATCCCCAACGCCGAGGCGTGCCCCGCAATCCGCGACAGGGCACAAAACCAGAAAACCCGCGACATCCACACCAACGACGCGGGCCACGGATACTACTCAAGGCCGATCACGCGCGCCCGCTATATACGCGCCCGTTCCTTCATCTTGGCAAATACAACTCAATCCCACGGCAAGCCCCGAACACGCAGCTTCATTACGGCAGCGCCTCAGCTCCCCTCGCCCCAGACCTTCCGGAACCCAAGGATCTTACCCCGCGACGTGACCGGATCATACGTCATGTCCATGGCGCTCATCCGGTCGATGATCTTCTTGATGACCGCCGCCTCATATTGCCTGGGATGGATCTCCATCACGCAAAACCTCAGCGGGCACTTCCAAGGCCTGTCAAAATAGCCAGCCTCAGCCCCCTCCACGTCCATCAACACCACATGGGGGCGATGGGCCCGGATCAGCTCGTGAAACCCGATCAGCGGCACCTCCACCTGCCGCCCGCCCTTGGCCCCAAGCCGCGATCCGGTGAACCCTCCGGCAATGTGGAAATGCGCCGTCGCGCCGTCCTCGGCATGGCCCACAACTGCCCCATGCATCAGGCTTA
This window harbors:
- a CDS encoding FkbM family methyltransferase, with amino-acid sequence MTEMTLPHNAQADAVYRLNGVDLGLPEGLATEAIIEKLADGTYEGDEARSVDRCVRPGFRVLELGAGLGYIGTLAAKKTEPENVLSVEANPDLLPVIRANHVRNGVEEVSLMHGAVVGHAEDGATAHFHIAGGFTGSRLGAKGGRQVEVPLIGFHELIRAHRPHVVLMDVEGAEAGYFDRPWKCPLRFCVMEIHPRQYEAAVIKKIIDRMSAMDMTYDPVTSRGKILGFRKVWGEGS